In Choloepus didactylus isolate mChoDid1 chromosome 18, mChoDid1.pri, whole genome shotgun sequence, a single genomic region encodes these proteins:
- the RNF227 gene encoding RING finger protein 227, which translates to MQLLVRVPSFPERSELDCSICYRPFNLGDRAPRRLPGTARARCGHTLCTACLRELAARGDGSGAAARVVRLRRAVTCPFCRAPTPLPRGGVTEISLDPGVWSLLEEKARARCRQEEAGSPAKDSGDAGREADDEEEEASEEGAEPRGAGWRALRRLWAKVLVPARRWRRPLPSNVLYCPEIKDIAHMTRCTL; encoded by the exons ATGCAGCTGCTGGTGAGGGTGCCCTCTTTTCCCGAGCGGAGCGAGCTGGACTGCAGCATTTGCTACCGGCCCTTCAACCTCGGGGACCGCGCGCCCCGCCGCCTGCCCGGGACTGCGCGCGCCCGCTGCGGCCACACGCTCTGCACCGCCTGCTTGCGCGAGCTGGCGGCGCGCGGCGACGGGAGCGGGGCGGCCGCGCGCGTGGTGCGCCTGCGCCGCGCCGTCACCTGCCCTTTCTGCCGCGCGCCCACCCCGCTCCCGCGCGGCGGGGTCACGGAGATCTCCCTCGACCCGGGCGTGTGGTCACTGCTGGAGGAAAAGGCGCGGGCCAGGTGCCGACAGGAGGAGGCGGGGAGCCCGGCAAAGGACAGCGGCGATGCAGGCCGAGAGGCAGACGACGAGGAGGAGGAGGCGAGCGAGGAGGGGGCGGAGCCCAGGGGCGCGGGGTGGCGCGCGCTCCGGCGGCTCTGGGCCAAAGTCCTGGTTCCCGCGCGCCGCTGGCGCCGCCCGCTGCCTAGCAACG TGCTGTACTGTCCAGAGATCAAGGACATTGCCCACATGACGCGCTGCACGCTGTAA